cagtagccactttttgccaaaagtattggcaccccaccggatattctggtgacgtcactcgacaccacgtgacgtcacgtgtagccccgcccccaaaacaagcaaaatcaaagatttgcacaacatggacatgtgacatatcaaaacactcagcacattgaggggaactgcgccacgggtattctggtcacgtgacgtcacgtgatgtcacatgtagccccgccccaaaaaaaagcaaaatttaaaatttgcacaacatggacatgtgacatatcaaaacactcagaacaatgaggggaactaccccacgggtattctggtcacgtcacgtgacgtcacgtgatgtcacatgtagccccgccccaaaaacaagcaaaattaaaaatttgcacaacatggacatgtgacatatcaaaacactcagcacaatgaagggaactgccccacggatattctggtcacgtcacgtgacgtcacgtgtagccccgcccccaaaacaagcgaaatcaaaaatttgcacaacatgaacatgtgacatatcaaaacactcagcacaatgaggggaactgccccacgggtattctggtcacgtcacgtgatgtaacgtgaggtcacgtgtagccccgcccccaaaacaagcgaaatcaaaaatttgctcaacatggacatgtgacatatcaaaacactcagcacattgagaggaactgccccacgggtattctggtcacgtcacgtgacgtcacgtgatgtcacatgtagccccgccccaaaaacaaggaaaattaaaaatttgcacaacatggacatgtgacatatcaaaacactcagcacaatgaggggaactaccccacgggtattctggtcacgtcacgtgacgtcacgtgatgtcacatgtagccccgccccaaaaacaagcaaaatttgcacaacatggacatgtgacatatcaaaatactcagcagaatgaagggaactgccccacgggtattatggtcaaaacaagcaaaatttgcacaacatggacatgtgacatatcaaaacactcagcacaatgaggggaactggcccacgggtattatggtcacgtcacgtgacgtcacgtgacgtcacgtgacgtcacgtgtagccccgcccccaaaacaagcaaaatcacaaatttgcacaacatggacatgggacatatcaaaacactcagcacaatgagggtaactgacccacaggtattctggtcatgtcacgtgacgtcacgtgtagccccgcccccaaaacaagcaaaatcaaacatttgcacaacattgacatgtgacatatcaaaacactcagcacaatgaggggaactacctcacgggtattcggatcacgtcacatgctcctgtccgctcacctccaatagtattggcactctagcggtccagtagctttcacaatctttctgtccactcacctccaaaatgcaccggcctttgcgaatacttgcaccgtcaaagccaacatcaaagtttgtcgcgacgaactttacaaatctagttattattatcattattaattttttttctttttttttaaagtagcaCATATGAAACAAACTCTCAGTGCGGGgcgaacacatacacaaaaacataatgCCCCGGAATCCCGGAGCATACCAGTAAATATTAGGTGATCAACGAACATAATCTTTAAAGGAGGGAAATTAGGAAGTCGTGCCGGATTGGGGCATCTTGTGGACAGCTGAtaagcagctgatgcagctgcACATTTATATTGGACAACTTCCTCTTAAAAGTCATTCACTTTTTACAGTCAGTCTGAGTGGCTCATAGCTTTTGTTGTTCAATTATATTTTACTtctttagtttatattaattgttgttatttaaaatttctGTAAAAAGTCTaaactgatgtctgatgtaGTAATTGTAGCATTGCTCAGTGAAGAAGCGTGAGATCTGGGATTCTGGGGTAATTTCCTATTTACAGGACATTTTAGCTGGAAGCTATGAACAGATCTGATGAGAAGTACAACAGTGAAACATCTGTCCCACAGTTAAGCTTGGAGGAAGAGGTGTGATGGTGCTGGGAACCATTTCAGCTGTTGGTCCTGGTGAAAAGTGCACTAATAATATAGTTTATAAAAAGCTGCACATAGGTTTACATACCaggcataaatataaaaagaaaccaAGGGGTAAATGTATTCCATACTATATcactatctatttatttaatctgttcTAATTTTCTGACCACTGATTTGACTTTAAGACCTTTAACATATTACATTAATGGTTCAGCACTGACATAACACCTAATATTTAACATACTGATAATCTTAAAGTCtctataatattaaacacaatcaCATTTAACTTGTCTAGTGTTCAAGCAGGTTGAAGTTGAGTGTTGAAGTGTTGAAACTTTTTGTTAGTTCTGTTAGTTGTATCAGATGTAAAAACTCCACCTTTACTCATGTGTCCACCAAATAACTAAACCCACCAAATGTAAGAGCTCTCAGATGTTGTCTCTGTGCATCATGGTTTAGAAATTTTATTATGGTTTGCTCTGTAAGTGTAAATTTTTTTCTCTGCTGGCACCCAAGAAGGCAGCCATGGTGATgtcattattaatttattttctttttgtttttagtagGAAAAAAGAAGCCATGGATTTGCAAATTGTAAAGAAAACTCAAAGCCTCACTACAGCTGAGGAGATGAGGAACCAAACCAAGCTTGTGATGCAGCCGTATGCCAACTGGGAGGAGTATCTGACTCCTGCTCCTCTCTCCATAGCCATACTGGGAGAGCTGGTCTTCATCTCCTCCAAAACAGATTTCTCCATCAACAAGAACCCACCTAAAGTTGGCTACAAGTTTATCAAATACCCAGAGTCATTTCGTGCCTGCCTCATGCAGGTGTGTAACTCAGGCTGGTGCGCTTTCAACGAGGCCCATAAGAACATGGATCAGATTAGACTTTATACCATGGCAGTTCCTGATTACATGAAGATGGCTGTGAAGATCCTGTTCCAAGGCAGTGATGAGGTTGTTGAAGCTCACCTCCCTGAACAGCTGGAGAACATCCGTGTTGTTGCAGATGACTGTCTTGAGCTGGCAATTTCAACAGAAAAACGGTTCACTGATGTCATCAACATTATCCAGGAACTGCTGGAAGCATGCGTAAATGCTGAGCACTTTCATGGAGAGGAGCTGGAGGAAATCAAGCTCAAACTGGAGGAATCCAACCTGAGGAAACAGTCATCAGAAGAAGCTGCTAAACGCTCAGAGAAAGCACTGAAGGAAATGGAAAAGCAGCTGAATGAAGCCCATGACAGTTACAGCAAAGCAATGGATTCACTTCCCAGTGGATGGGAAATGATAGGAATGGATTTCGTTGATGGTATATCTGAGGGCATCACAACTCTTATTAATGGAATAGCATCCATTGGATCTAAAAGTGAAACACAGAATGTTCCTGAAAAAAATGTGTCTAAAAGTTCTAAAGAAACTGAAGCTGATAGTATTGATGAAATTCCTATTTATAGTAAATCGGCAGAAATCCTGAAATGCACAGAGAAAATTCAAGAGTTTGTGATTGAAAACACAATTAACTGGAAAGATTTGTAtgatcaaaaacacaaaactacaaAGACAAATTTTCAGGCAGATCAGTTCAAACGAATCGGGGAGAGTTTAAAAGAATTTCCAAACTGCACAGCAAAAGAGGAAGCTCAAAACATCTGTACCAAAGGCATTGAGATCTGTGAAGAACAAGCAAAGTATACACCAGAAAGGGAATGGGAAGAAGCCAAAACAAATGAGTTGATTAAACTGATAAGAAACCTGAATGAATCAGCTCGCAGTTTTGACAGCAAAAGTAAATCTGTCACAAATTCTCCTGCTCTGACTCCAAAACCACCAATGATGTATGAAGAAGAAAGTAAACTTGGGAAGGTGAAAGCTTCACAAAGGGCATCAGATAATGCCAGGTTCCGCATAGAGCAGAGCCGTGCGCAACTGGACAAGACCAGAGAGAGTTATGAGAAGAGTGTAGAGAACATGGAGAAGAACCAAAAGGAGCTGACTGACATCCTGATCACCATGAGGAGGTGTGAGATCAAAGAGATAGACTTTAACACCACTATACAAATGTTGGCTAAGGGTATGGATGCCATGGGGAGAGTGAAGGAGCAGTGGGAGAAGATGGTGCGCTTCTTTCAGATGGTGTCCAACATCGTGAAAATCAGTCTGACCAGAACCCTTAAAAATTTTGTTTCTACATCTGAGAAGACACAGGCACTTTCCTACAACTCAAAGCTCTTCTCCATAGATATGCTCTACTATCAAGCCTTTCAAGCCACTAACATCGCCAACCTTGTGAACATGATCTCTACAACCTACACTGAGGTGTCCACCAAGCACATCATGGATCGTGTCAGCTCTCTGGGAAAACTAATGGTCATGGACAAGGAAAAGCCAGAGTTTCAGTTTGAGGTTGATCAATTACGGAACGCCTGTGATGGGGCTCAGAAAGCCATCTTAGTTCTTGTCCTCAAGAACAAGAAGGAGTTTGAAGCGAAGAGTTTTGCAAGACAGAATAAGATTGATAAAGAGTTGCTCGCCATTCTCCCTGCTGCTGCTCCAGATGAGATAAAGCGCATTCAAGCAGCTGTTAAAAGTGGATTCACAGAAAAAGATGAATCAGCCTACGCCTGAGTGAATAAACAAAAGCTTTACAATTATACCAAATAAAGCTCCTAAAGTATAAAATAAGTGCCTTACACTGTAATTAGCACAGTGTTCGTATTCAAGCTTCTTGTCACGTGATCATAAATATCATGTGAGCATCATGTCATTCATTTTTGTCACTTTTAATTAACTTGCTTTTTttctaattacatttataatacaaatataatacacacatgtaaTATTCTTGTGTATgttaatatgtgtgtatgtattaatgCTCTGTCTTTACAGCAAAGTGACAAATTTATTCTGCAATTCAAACTATTCTCTAATACCACAATTTAACGTATAACTTTTCCCCTTAGCTttgcatttaacaaaaaaataaagatttgtttgCACTTAACCAGAATAAACGCTTTCtgcaatttcattcattttgtctaCTTTACTGATTTCCCCTTGGGGGTTAATAAAGTTCTCCACTAATAATACTTTGTTGTAACACTTGTTAAGCTATAGTAAGAGGGACTATACACTCTCAGATGAACCTCCAGTCTCCTGCAAATGGGTCCATCAGAATAATGCAGGCATTTATGAGAATATGGAACTTTTCCTACTTTTATTAGTTAGCGTTCATGAGGTTTTGAACACCATACGTTACAACTTATTACACAACTTCCTGTGCATACTTTACCTGCATGTACACAACAACTCATACGTCAGCCTCCatagacaaaataaacacacaaaaataaatctcacactaTCATTATGGCAACATTTACCTGTATGTAGAAATGTTGAGGAATGTTGATAGTTAAACAGTCTACtgacaaattaaacaaatagaCAAACCTATCACAAAAAGGggtggtggggggtggtggGTTAGAGGTTAGGGTTAAAGTACAGACAGGAGGGCAGATTTTttactgtttgtctgtctattgtAGTCACATTTACTTACACTTTTACATAACACTGTTGCTAAAGTAATAGtgcaagtgtttgtgtatgtgtgtatctgtgtatgtgcttgtgtgtgtgcaagcacgtgtgcgtgagtgtgtgtgtgtgtgtatgtgtgcatgggtttgtgtgtgtgtatgcatgcatgtgtgtgtttgtgggcacgtgtgtgtgtttgtgggcaagcttgtctgtgtgagtctgtgtgtgtgtgtgtgtgtgtgtgtgtgtgtgtgcgcgtgtgtgtgtcttctgcaTGCGTGTCTGAGTTATATGTGATACTGTGTTTGTCTGATATTGAGAAATGTTGCCATACAGCTCCCTCTGCTGTTACTTTATGTTGTGATtctgtttgcttatttatttatttatttagttatttatttatttatttgtttgtttgtttgtttgtttgtttgcttgcttgcttgcttgcttgtttcAAAGTTCACtttgttgaaaagaaaaaacctttgTATACAAGGTTTTAATGGTATTACAGAATAATATCCAAAATCCCAATgttttaaaacactgaaaaatgGAAGTGTGTTCTAACTTATCAAAAGctttataaaaatgtagaaacagaaaaaaactataATCATCAATCAGATTTGAATAGTCTAAAATATCAAATACTAATCTTATATAATTTGAAATATGCTTATTAGTTCAATAGCCAGATTGTGACTCATTTATTATAGAATTGAGAACATTCTTGATTCCTTTGGACAATATTAGGGCCAAAATTTGATAGTCgttgtttaaatattatgtaaacTATATTATACACGTCACCTGTCATTCAGATACACTCAAAAAACTGaaatctgattaaaataaatcgAAATCAATTTTTTTAGAAATCAATTATATTAAATCAATCTGATCCAAATCCACAGGAAGTTAAAATAACTAATTACTTTTTAGCtgaaacaacaaacacattaatTGATTCGATTACTTCTTCTGCGCATGCTCTGATGACACAAACTTCTCGTGACCTGGTCAGTTACCCTGGTTAAGGAGCTAGAATCAGAGTCTTTGTGGTGGAATAAAATTATTAAGTAGAAAAGTTTTGTATCATCCTTGTATATATTGTTCTGATAGTGGTTAAAGCATCCTGATACCATTCATGTGTGTTGTCACCTCTCAGCCAAGGCAGTGGGCTTACTTACCATTTTGCCTAAGAACACAGCCATGAAtacataaatgtacaaaaacatcctccACTTCTCCCAACCATCCAAGAACAGTTTGTTGTTGAACAATTTTCCGGCATGATGGAGCACCTTGTCATAAGGCAAAAGTGATAACTAAGTCCTTCTCTCCCACACAGTCTTCCTCTATCCTGGAGTCCACCCTGAGCAGCAGTTAGATGATTATTACTGTCCCTTAAGGCAGCCAGCAGCCCAGGAATTGATGTGGTCACGTCACCTCAGAGTGTTCAGATACCTGACAACTGAGTAAACTAAAATGAAACTGGACCATGTTCCAACTGAAGAAGATGGTAAAGTCCAGTGTGTAGAAACTAGATAATAACTAGAAACTGTAGATAATAATATGGAGTGTCGTTAGTTATATTACACCATATTATTCTcaaatattattgtatatattatctGATTTATTACGACAAACTCATAACTATTTCTAAACACAAATAATGTttccaaataaattattttcacatATGTTTCAGTTGATCAGGTTATTAATAGAGCCCCTGGATCACGTGTTAAAGAAACGTCACAATCTGCGCGAGAAGATGATGTCTTTTTTGGCATTTTGATGTCATTTTGAAAGTAAATTGTGCCAATactaaaaaaacagcagatggtGCCGTAGGACCAAATTCTCACCTGCTTATACATTTACACCAGCCTTACATCAGTTTCAGGAAcactgagtttatttttttaaatgtattagcttattaaatatgttaaattattaatataacattaaatgtgttgCCTAATgatgacaaaatataaaatgagtGTATTGTGGGTATTTAATTTAGACTGTAGACATGGCTCACAGAAATTCCATGCACTTATTATATAGATATCTATTGAAGGCTTGAAAGTCATCCTTTAACTTTACAATGACGTCATTGGGGATGTTGTTGCACTCAGAGCTGAAGTGCTGCTAGGGTGTGAAGTGTGAAATAACTGTTAAACAGATCAATTAATTACAGGAACAACTGAggattaaatgtaactttaattaCAGGCTGTATTACAGACAGTATTTTTCTCAATAGGTTGTAATAAGTTCTGAGCTGTTTATTTAGTTAGATGTAATCTTCCTCTGTGAGTCCACCTTTCCCTTCTTCTTAATCTGTGAATTTTCATCTTCGGCAGGGAGAATGGTGAGCAGCTGAGCATCAATCTTCTCAAGTCTTGCAAGACTTAATTTCAAACTCCTGCTTGTGCTTTAGGACATGGACTAAGATGAGTTTCTGAGCCTCATCACATTAGTTCTGTAACTGATTAACCTCAGACTGAAACTCTGGCTTTTCCTTGTCCATGGCCATCAGTTTTCCCAGAGAGTTGATATGATCTGTAAGGTGCTTGGTGAACACCTCGGTGTAGGTTGTAGAGATCATGTTGACAAAGCTGGCAATGTTAGTGGCTTGAAAGGATTGATTGTAGAGTGCGTGTTCTCAGGGTTTTTGTTAGGTGGATTTTCATAATGTTTGACACTATCCGAAAGAGGTGCACCATATTCTCCCATTTCTTCTTCACTATTaccatcacacccacaccctTCAACAGCATTTGTACAGTGGTGTTAAACTGACCTGGCATTCTCTGATCCCCTTTCTGAAGCTTTCACCTTCCCAGAATTACTCAATTCTTCTTACAGCATTCATGGTTCGGGAGACGGATCAGGAGACTTTGTGACAGATTTTCTTTTGCTCTAATATGGAGGTCTTCTGGGGCATTAAACTCTGGGGCAGTAAGATGGATTTGGGGCAGTAAGGCAAGTAGAAGGCAGCTGGGTGTAGAAGTATGGTGATGGTTAATATTATGGGGTATACAGTATCAGGGAAAGTAAGATGATGGGTAGTAATGTGAAAATTTGGTCAGTAGAGTGAATTAGAGGGGCAGTAAAATGGGGTGTTAGGGGACAACAAAGTAAGGTGTGACAGTAATGTGAGGGAGAGATGGATCAGTCAGGTAGCGGGCAGTAGAGGGCAGCTGTTGCTCTGACCAACTTTGCTGATGCATGGAGTGCAGTAAGGGGACAGCGGGAGAGAGGAAGGTAAGTAAGGTAAGGTGGGGGCAGCTAGAGGCTATTATAGAAATATCAGCTTGTATCTGCTTGTCTGGGTGATAAACATGGCAGGACCTTACTGTAAATAGCAGATGTTGCTAGTTCccagaaaatcacacacacacacacacacacacacacacacacacacacacacacacacacacacacacaaaatccggATTAATATATCTGATGAAACTGAAGGCACAAAATTAACAAAGTGAGGCATGTTTCATCAAAACCTGATAAATCAGATACCCTTGTtcacataaattaaaaatatatatccaGTAATGTAACTGAAACACATTTAGTGTCAAGAAGCACTAGTGGAAtaattttttatgaaaaatgaataattagataggaatgtactgtatgaaaAACACATGACATTGAGGCAAAAGCACATTATCTTTAATGGAAATGGTGCTATACTTGTTTTGGATCCTGTACTGGAGCCATAATGGAATTGACCATTTCAATTTTTATACCTTGTTTTTGGAAAAATCTTTATCGGGTCCTTTTTATACCATCATAAATGAAATGGaataaataacttaaatatGAATGTTGAAATATATTTGATAATTAGAAACAACAGTTTACACATCACTCCAAGTCATTTGTagcaaaaacatgaaacaagaatttacagctagctaacattaactCTGCCAAGGGCAGTTTGCCTTTCAGGAAATATAGAATATACAATTTTCTATCAATGAGCCACTCTAAAACTGTTTGTTAGGTATAAGGTCTGTATATGGACATCCAAAAAGCTGCTTTGTGCCTGTGTCAGTTGGTAAAagtactatataaataaaatgtgaggAAATTCATACTTTTATGAGCATGTCTTCAATATGGCGCAGGTGAGGTCGGCTGCCAGTTACGctttgactttttttgtttattttatatatttatttacatagataCTGTAgtgtctggtacaggtcatttagaattcaggtcccaggcaccctaaactttggcatctaatcttcaatcaactgatgagcaacccagttttacacacactcaactggctccagaatgactggagcctacacaaagaccagataaccccttgcagcttctctgattgaactcagaGGGGCCCTCAATacaaaacacacgcacacacaatgagacattccttttactaataaaacccgaagataagataTTCTAAGTttttcattcttataacccttttgtaatgtgtttcttcttttaaggcttaactgacttaaaatgatttgctccttactttcctgacaagggtgtattttattcatgtgtcagaaaacaacattgtatttaacatcagttatactctaatttcTGATCAtagcatgttaatgtatacttattctaatgctgtatgcccctttaaggtctgatgtcagaatgtttatgaagctatcgttttctttttacttccctaatgaaagtgcattttgttttgtgtttcatttttgatgctttgcctttataagaacacaatatcgtattaacatcagctacccttcgattactgatctgtgtatgtaatgtaccgctgcctttataccgtcattacccttcatgtttagtatccaaatgaccacaaaattatcggttactcgtttttcaaacaatggtgtattttatttgagcatgaaaggtgccataccgtctaaatacaccttggataaaactttaaagtcatctaaagtttgatagctaaaccacgcccacagacacctgaaacaaagggagtttttccctccgaaatcttggccgtagtattggccatctccccaaagatgggtggagtttgcgacctttaaattgtcaaaaaacaccaccaatccgtggtcagactttcggaa
The Tachysurus fulvidraco isolate hzauxx_2018 chromosome 7, HZAU_PFXX_2.0, whole genome shotgun sequence DNA segment above includes these coding regions:
- the LOC113650525 gene encoding uncharacterized protein LOC113650525, with protein sequence MDLQIVKKTQSLTTAEEMRNQTKLVMQPYANWEEYLTPAPLSIAILGELVFISSKTDFSINKNPPKVGYKFIKYPESFRACLMQVCNSGWCAFNEAHKNMDQIRLYTMAVPDYMKMAVKILFQGSDEVVEAHLPEQLENIRVVADDCLELAISTEKRFTDVINIIQELLEACVNAEHFHGEELEEIKLKLEESNLRKQSSEEAAKRSEKALKEMEKQLNEAHDSYSKAMDSLPSGWEMIGMDFVDGISEGITTLINGIASIGSKSETQNVPEKNVSKSSKETEADSIDEIPIYSKSAEILKCTEKIQEFVIENTINWKDLYDQKHKTTKTNFQADQFKRIGESLKEFPNCTAKEEAQNICTKGIEICEEQAKYTPEREWEEAKTNELIKLIRNLNESARSFDSKSKSVTNSPALTPKPPMMYEEESKLGKVKASQRASDNARFRIEQSRAQLDKTRESYEKSVENMEKNQKELTDILITMRRCEIKEIDFNTTIQMLAKGMDAMGRVKEQWEKMVRFFQMVSNIVKISLTRTLKNFVSTSEKTQALSYNSKLFSIDMLYYQAFQATNIANLVNMISTTYTEVSTKHIMDRVSSLGKLMVMDKEKPEFQFEVDQLRNACDGAQKAILVLVLKNKKEFEAKSFARQNKIDKELLAILPAAAPDEIKRIQAAVKSGFTEKDESAYA